DNA sequence from the Acinonyx jubatus isolate Ajub_Pintada_27869175 chromosome A3, VMU_Ajub_asm_v1.0, whole genome shotgun sequence genome:
ttctggggcgcctggctggctaggttggtggagcatgcgactcttaatctcggggttttgaggtcaagccccacgttgggtggtAAAATCTTTTCTAAAAGCCCAGTTCCTAAGATTCAGAGCAAGTGAATCTTGTTGGGGTGACCCCGAGGGCCTGTGACAGGAAAAAGGAAGCCCAGACAGAAAATCACCTGGGGCAGACACACACCAAGGCCGGCCAGTGATTCTGGTCCCAGGTGGACACGGGGGCCTGTTCCCGACTTGGTCCTTCTGGAGGCCAGCTGAAGTCTTGGGAAAACAGCTTTGTGTTGAGTAAAGCAAGAGCAGCCCGGTGTGGCAGCCTGAATGCCACGCAGCTGAAGCCCGGGGTGAGTGCAGACTCGGGCAGGGGCTTTCTGGGACACAACTGTGGGCAGAGTGGGCAGTGGCAGCCCGCTGTGAGTGGCTGAGCTTCCTGGGGGCACTTGCAGTGGCCTCCAGGCAGGAAACAGAACCCCTGCCTGACTCCTGGGCAGGAGTCCCCTGGGGATCATCAGAGGAAGACCCAATGAGTCTCCAGCGGAGACGGGGCTTGATCTCTTTAACTGAGATGTGAGGAGGCAGGAACTTACTCTGTTCTGTGAGCTACTTTGGTGGGATAACCAGATAGTGCTTATGATGGTTTTTCCCTTCTAAAGAACAGAAATGGCGAGAAAGGACAGGCTCAAACTTAAAGACAAGTGAGTTTTTAAGGAGCCCCAGCCTCCAGATGTTCAGGATGTGTCTGgtcaggagggggggggggggggaggtcttgTGTCCACATGCTTGTGGCCACAGATCCTTGTTAATGGCACTGTCCTCAACTGGAGTCAGAAACTGCTCCTGCCTTCCCCCTTTATAGAGGGGTTCTTGCCCTGACTGCTCTTTTTGCAGGGGCTTCGGAAAGCTGCTGACCTTGCAAGTAGtgctgtgtgcacgtgtgcacggGGTGAGAGCAGTGCAGGCCTGCAACTCTGAGCAGTTACTTGTCGCTGGTGTGCCAGCCAGCCAGGAGTGGTTCCTACTGGAGACAGCAGGAGAGGAGACTCCCCCTGCAGGGAGCCAGTCCACTTCTCATCTTTGCCCCTGGTACCATGGACTTCCTCTTCCTGACCGTGGTTTTCTGGTTTCCTCTGCCCACACTTGTAGCGTCTCAACCCTGACCTTCCATTCACCCGggaaagcttttgaaaaataccTATGCTAGGGCTGTAGGCACTGGTATTTTTTAGAAGCTTCCCAGATGATGCGTAACCCAGTGGGTAGAAACTCGTGCCAATCCAAGCTGCCCCACCACAGGGACGTGGCCCACATGCATGACGAGGCAAGCAACTATGCACCATAGGGCAAGACCTTCAGTCTCAAGTGAGGgtttcccctcacccccatcccttcccctttGTAGGGCCTCATGGGTCGATTAATGCGCTCAGGTCTGTCTGGAGGAAACAGGAGGAGAAACTGATCTGTGTGCTTGCAAGACTGAGACTTGTCCTGTTTTCTACCAGGAAGAAAGATCAAGGCATTTGCAGTGAAAAGCAGTGTAGCGTAGCCTGGGAGCCTGGAAGATAGGTGTGCCTCAGGTCCATGAAGCTGCCTTAGGGACGTCAGAGCTGTTCCTCTCCAAGTCATACTCCAGAAAGACACTTGTTCAGTAAATGGGGATTCAtcctgattaaaataaaaatggtcaacACCAAAAAGCCAAGGATGTCCTGTGATGACAGGCAGCCCCTAACCGAGGGGTCAGCACAGAACTCTTCCTTCACACTGGACAAGCTCTCCTGGCCACAAGAACCTGGAGCAAGAAAACCCAGTTTAGAAGTTCAGGCCAACTTCCATCAACTCCCTTGTCACTGGGAAAAGAACCATCCTTTTGAATAGGAGAGATGAAGCTCTGGGGAGAAAGCCAAGGGGCCAGCAAGAACCTGAGCAGTGGGCGCTCTGATACTGGCTCTTATATCTAGTTCAGTGGATGAAAGGAAGTATTTTAAACTGATCCCAGTTCCCCAAGTGGGTGGTGCTCAGAGGGAACTAGAATGAACCAGGACTTGCCCTCAATCTGTCAAATTGGGAATTGTTAGGTCTTGGTCTGACTTATCATATAGGAAAGGGATGCTCTGAacctgtaactcttttttttgaagagggcacaagtgagcaagggggcagagagagagactcggggctcacccagggctcatgttacctgaagcagggctcgagctcacccctTTAAGTGGGCctcaaactgatgaactgtgagatcatgacctgaagtcgggcTTACTGGccgagccacccacatgcccctcagAACCTGTAATGTAACTCTTAATCAGCCTTGGACTTAACAATCTTGCTCTCCATGCTTTGGTACGTGAATTATCACACCAGCGCTACACTAATTACCATCTTGAGAACCAACTGATTACACTTACCTGCATCTTTTCAGGATCCCTGGGCTGGCTTTTTATGCTTGTCCCCATCCATCCACCAGGCAGGCAGCTCTGTGTGTGGCATCATGTTTGACCTACACCGGCGCAGACCACCATGAAAACAGCCACAGGAAGGTAAGGGCAGTGCCTTTTCAACCACATCTGGGCAGAGATTTGGTTGCAAGCTATCGAGGCAACCAGAGTGGCACCCGGCAACCTCCCTTTGAAAGGCGAGGCTTCTGTGAACTGGGAAAGGGCTCCGGCTGCATCCCGCTCACCACGGTTGGCAAGCTGCAGGGATTCGGGCTGCTGTCCCCGGACATCCTGTCTGCAGGGGAGCTGGAAGAGCAGGTGTTCTCACCCCACTCCGTAgcccagaggagggaagagatgcTTGACCTGGGAAGTTGCCAAAAACTTCCCACCTGCCTGTACCGCACAATAACCACCTGACAAGTTGTCTCCAGACAACCGGCTTCCCGGGGCCCGTGAGAGAACACCCAAGTTAAAAGGACACGGGGCCAATTTATGTGGCAGTAGATCTTAAGAGGCCAGCACAACTGGCAACTGAGGCCGAATGACGGCAGTGGGCTTGCGTGTGCCAAGTGCCAGCTGTGCCGAAGGGCACCCTTGTGCCCACGGGCCTGCACCCCTTCATGGGGCTGCCTTCCCAACCTTCCCGTCTCCTTTCCGGGGTCTTCTCACCAGCTCAATGGAAGCAGCCAGCTGCATGGTGACTGCTCCCTCACCTGCCCACAGCGGGCCGATCCTTAACCCTTTTCTGTCCCTAAGGGAACGCACACTGCGTTGTCTTTGCCTTCGAACAAAAACCACCTGACCAGAATAGGCTTTGCtgttttccccccacccccggcccgtTCCCGACAGCCTTACCATCTGTAGCACAGCTGTCCCCACGTGTCGGGTGGTCGCCGGCCCCTCCCTGTGGCTCTGCTCCAAGGTTGCCCTCCAAACGTGAGGAGCAAGGAGTGTCACTAACTTTGTTACAATActactgagaagaaaaataatactgctgttcttttcaaaaggaaagcttttctaataaaatttacgATTTTTGTTAATATTCTGATTATACACCAAACGTTGGCAGCCATATGTAGATATGTTTGCTATGGACAGGATTGCGAGGTCATACTTGCAAAGACAACTTTAGAATTAGTTTAAATAAACCAATACATTTTCTCAGAAATTGTATAATTTCCTTCGGTTTACAATCCATGATCTGGGAAGTTTAATGTAATgttaaataatttactttctaCCCTAAAAGTAAACTATAGAAAACTGAATCACTATTAGGATTGAATAACAAGGCTTTAACGGCTCAGTGGTTTGTCTTaagagtatataaatatataaatcttgaAAAGGTAACACTGTTAGTTGAGCtgtaaaatccataaaaataacaGTTCTGCCACAGTGCACAGACCAGTTCATTCGttttgcttcccccaccccccaaccaagCAGCTTTCCGGTTAGAagtggaagacagaaaaaaatcatacatccTATGTGAAATAATGAACATGGTAGGAAACGGTGTgcaaaaaataacctttaaaattcCATACTCCAACATCACAGATGCCCAGCAAAAGGACTTTCAACTGGTTTAATGAATATTTGGGCTGATCTCCACATCCTCCCACAGTGCTGTCCGCAGACTCAGAGCCCAGGTCTTATGCTGCAACGGGGAGAGTGGTCTTCGGTCTGGAacaggacgggggtggggggggggggaggggtcccctAGCCGACCTGCTGAAGGGTGCCTTGAAGAAGGGCCTGTCAGTTGTGTGCAGGAGCTTCCCAAAGGTACTGGGGAAAATCCCCGGCGTGGCCTGCGACCTGCTCCTCCGTTCTGGCCACGCCGGCACCCATCTCCGACAAAGGCCTCAAGTCCGCTGACCTTGCTGTTAGACCTTCTGTTGCTCGGTGGCCTCTGCGTCAGAGCGAGGCACGCCCTCCCAACGTGGCAGGAGCTGCTGTGCTCGGCCAGCACGGCCACACACTCGTCTACCCTAGTGAGCAGGTCCGGATTCCAGGCTCACATCCCGAGTGTCAACCTTGGGCTGCCTCCCGGCTTtgggcagcaggcaggcagggcagCCCAAGGCAGGGCAGGATATCCGGGTCCCCCTCATCCTCCCATGGTCCTGAGGGGCTGCTGTCCCCATTCCAGGCAGCGCCCTGGGCCTTGGCCTCCTCAGGCCCCTCACACAGTGACCTGCAGGGCGACCCTCCATGGCCCACAGCAGCCTGGCTTGCCCAATGCTGCTATTTCTAACACGATCCCCTGGATCTTGGAGGCTGGGCTGTGTTCCCAGCCACGGGCAACATGCCCTTGTGCTGTGTCCTCTTCCTTGAGCAGGGGGGGACCCTCTCCAGGCAGGTCCTGTGctcctctgccctggctccagGGCCAAACCGTGGGGGCatctacccccacccctgcccggcTGGGGTTTTAAAGCTACAGGACAATGTAAACTTGGGTTTGTTTCCCTGGCCCCATGAGGCTGCTGCGGTTCCTTAGAGCCTCCTGTGCCACAGGCTGAGGCAGCCTCTCTCCAAGGGGCTGCAGCCATGGTCCTGGCCCCATAGATGGAAAGCTCCATCTCCAGAAGTCAGGACCAGAGGTGTGTGCTTAATTAATTTGAGACACGGTACAGTGTTTGCCTTCCCCCAGAGCTGGGGCACGGAGGCCCCGAACAGTAAAACAACTCATTAATGGCTTGGTTTTGTCTAGCAGTCACTGCTggaatccaggctccaggctacggGGCCAGGAAGGCTGCCACGACAGGCCACTTCTCAAGAACCCGGCTCACGGCACTCCACGAGGTGCATGGCACCCGCTGCTCTCAACGAGGCTGGCACACAACTAGAGGCGGTTGTCCCCGTTGACCCGAGTCCTTCGTGGGGCCCTGGACACAAGGAGAGAGTGTCCTTACCAGCGGTGGGGCCTCAGAGTGCAGTGGGACAGCCCAAAGCCAGACAACTGTAACTTCCACCCACCCAGGAGGCAAGAGAAGGACCCGGAGGGGCAGCAACCACTTCTTCCCATCGCTCCCACCATCCCCCGCCTCCAAGCTGCACACTGGCCACCCATCCTCCAGCCCCTCACCTCCGTTCCCGACTGTCAAAATGGTCTGCCAGATGCTCTTGGGAGATACGAAAGTCCTCAAACGGCTGCTGGTAGCGGGCTTCAAAGGAACCTTCCCGGCCCCGGCCATGGAACAGCTGACCCGAGGCATCGGAGCCCCGCTCGCGCAGAGACATACTACTGAAGGGACTGACGTCACCGTTCTCCTGCTTCAACAAGGGCGGTGCACGAGAGATCAGTGCCTCTCCGGGGCCTTATGAGGCTGCTGCCtggctcctccccagccccccttcCTCGTACTCACCTTGGCAGGGAAAACCTCGATCTTGATGAGCAGGGAGGCCAGCTCCAGGTCCTCACTGTAGTTGTTCTTCAAAGGCACGGCTCTGTATCCTAGGAGAAGGCCTGGCCCTCAGCCCAGGAGGGAGCCAAGCAGGGgcctgtgcccccccacccccaccccgtccccaagCTAGATCCCGGGCACTGTCTCTAGGAAGGATCCTCACCTGCCTTCAAGCCCTTTACTGGGAAGGTGGCCTGAGCCAGGAAGTTCTGGTCACTGAACATGTCCTCCTCATACACCACAAAGCGCAGGAAGGCGAATTCCGGGTTACTGATCTGGAAGTGGAAGGGCTTGGCGGGCCAAACAGGGTTCAGTCCGTTGTCCACTGCAAAAGTCAGGGCAGAAGGCCTCAGGCCACCACCAAGAGAGGACAGGGTCACTGGCGTGGTTGAGTGGGGAAGGCAGACCTACCCACAAATTCTGTCTTCTGTTTGATGCTGTCATACTCTGCTCCGGCCACCTCAATCTCCACAAAAGGACACACGATGCCTCGGCCATTCTTCGGCAGGTGCCGGGCCCCCAGCACCTGTAAGGCAGGGTAGAGATGGGCTGGGGGACTGTCCTTTCCACTCCCTCCAAGTCCTCACTATGCAGTGGAGGCAGTGCGCCCTCTGCTGGGCCCCAAAGACACGGCCCACTAAGTGGCTTATGGCATCAGGGCCCTGAGCAGTGGTATTGGAAGAAGCTTCAGCCAAACTTCTCATGGGAGTTTCTGCAATCTACTTCATCAAACTCATGTCTGTTTCAATATGCAAATCTTTTAAGTTACTTCCccacaaggtaaaaaaaaaaaaaaatcgaagtcTCTTCTCGGTAAAGCAGTACCCACTCACCTTGTGCTATCCTCACCTCCTTCAACACTGCtcagccccacccaccccgcACCCCACAGCTTCTCACCAGGGGGCATCAAGTGCTCAGGGACTGTTCTAAAAGAGAGCTGGGGATGGGGGTCACTCTCCCTCAAGCCCCGTTCCAGTAAGTGCCGTCCCGCTGGCTCCTGCAGATAGCTCACCACGGGCCCTGGTTTCCTGTCCTGCCAGGCAGCGGCTACCCATGGCCTCACTGGACAGCCTGACTCTTCAGTGCCAAGAACTGGCTACATTTAGCCCACCTGCCTCGGGCTTTCGCCACTCTGGGCCCAGCCCCACGGTGGAAACTTGCAGCTGCCTTCCTATCTCAGAGGACGGTCACACCTTCCTCACGCTCAGGAGCCAGTTCGGTGCCCCCCACCAGTCACACAAACTGGTACCCCATCCCTGACTCCAGAAACGAGCCCCAGAAGAGCAACCCCTGCCCACCCTAAAGCCCACAGGCGAGCGCCACCCACCTCGATGCAGATGGCATATGGCTCCAGGCCTCGGAGGCTGCTCTTGTCAAAGGGATCAAAGGCCTCATCCCGCATGGTGCTCGGCTGCAGCACGTAGCCACAGTGGCCACCGGCCATGAAGAGGGCCTGGTTCATCTGCATAGGCTTGTCTGAAAGAGCCGAGTTACAGTGGACTCTGGCCCGAtggtgcccctccccaccccacggGGCACCTTCTCACCTGGGGTCTGGAAGTTGAGAGCCACGAGCTGACTGCCACAGATCCACATGGGCAAGGGGTCGTAATTGGAAGAGTCCAGCCGCTGGCCCTTGGGGTAGATGCGGGAGAGCTGCAGCCGGTTGTACTGGAGAAACTTCTTGCCTTTGGCCTTGTTCACGTATTTCTCAGCCTTGGTTTCCGGGAAGGACGACATGTCCCGGTAGCAGGCACGTTCTGTGCCAATCTCTGGGCCAAACAGGGAGAATGCTTACAGAGCCCACCCACCCGgacagctcccccaccccccatacaaAGGGACGAAATGTACGTCTTCCACCTGCCAGGGAGGGCGCCCAAACACACCCCCACCAGCCCTCGGCCCTTACTCTCTTCATCAAAGGGAACAGGCCGACAGTAGACAACCAGCTCAGAGAGCTCCAGGGCGATCTTCTTCCTCCGCTCCATCATCTTGCCCTCCGTGAGCTGGTGACACACACACATGGCCTGATGCCCCACCCGGAAGGATGCCCCTGCCAGCTTAGGCATACCCACAGTGCAGGTGCTCTCTGGGCCCTGCCCTGTCCCCCGAATCTCCCACACCCCACTGGACAGTACATCCCAGaatcctccttccttttctctgcccccaaGGCCACACTTGCCCTCCTAAGACTCTTAGAGGCTGATGTCCTCAGCACCCACACCCCAGTGACAGCTCAGGGTCCTGGGGTTGGCTGCACTCTTTGGTGATGCTTTGTGACCATCGGGTACCCAGCCTCCCTTAAGCAAGGCAGCCTCCTGTGACTTCAGTGGGGACTTAGGTCTCTGGCTTGGTCTCAGGTCTCGGTGCTGAGGAGACTCCTCCCACCTTGCGGGCCTAATGGCTTCACACCCTCAGATGCCCCCCTGCCCGACACAGCCACCTACCCACCGTGGCCGCTCACAAGCGCATCCCGTCCTGTCCTCATAGCTCCGGAGGCCCACTTTCTTCCATCAAGGGCTCTTACACTCACATTCTTACTTCCTCTTCCAGCCCAGACCCCAGAATCCATCCCCTCAACCAGCCAGTCTGCCAATAAAATCCTCAGCACCTTCTGTTCTCTGTGCGGCTCACAGGCACCCATCCTCCAAAGCAGCCACAGACCTGCCTTGTCGCCCTCCACCCTCACCAACCACCTGGGGAATGGCCGTCACACAGAATTCCCTTAACCCCTGTGAATACATCCTTCCCTCCGCTCCCCCAGGCTCAGCGGAAgtggcctccctcctctctgctggcTCCTCCTACAGCCAAGCGTGAAAGCTGGCCCCAGCTCTAGCCCTGTGGAGACCCACCACCATGGTTCCCAGTAGTGACACTGGGGCCATTTGCTGCTGCCAAAACCCCGGGCACTTTCAGGTTATCGTGCCCATTGGTACCTCTGCAGCCCTCACACATCAGATACCATCCACCCCTGGCCACCGCCAGCCTCTCGGCCCTGCCCTTCCGGGCTCCCCCTGCCACCAACACCCTCCAAAGTTAaaccctctccccactccacacCACCCATTCCTCCCAAGCCTCTGGGCACCCGCTCCTGCTTCCAGCACAAGACTGCTCTTGCTCGGCCCCTGTGTGTCCAACTGCCGACCATGCAGATCCACAGGGCGGCCCACGGCCGCTATCCATCTCTGTCCTAAACGAGCCACATggcctgctgtgtgtgtgtgtgtgtgtgtgtgtgtgtgtgtgtgtgtgtgtggtttcctcCAGGTCCCAGCCTAGAGGCAGGCCTGGTGCTGCAGGCCTCACCCCCAACAGGTTCACATGCTGCCCACCTGCACCCCACAGATGCCCCTTACCCTGGCGTCTGCCGTCTGGGCCACTTCTCGGATCTTCTTCACCCAGTCCTGCAGCTCCTCTTGTGAGTCAGCAGCGACATCCAGGGACCAGTGCGCCACGGAAGCCATACTGATGGAGAAGACGAACAGCCGGTTGTTCTTGCCCTCGGGACGGATGGCTGGGAGAGCAAGAGAAACAGCGCTTGGAAAGACGTCCCCGTCCCCCACACTACAGCCCAGGCACTGGCTCGGAGCCCCTCAccacctgccctccaccccacGGGGTGTGAGGGAGGTGATGCTGCACTGCCAGGAGAGGCGaccagggctcaaaccccagTCTCGTGCGGGTCACGTGCCCCACCCTGTCTCCAAGGTCCCGTCACACCGTGGCCCAACCTACAAGGACTGTGGAGGTCAGCTAGCCTTCCGCATCACCCAGTGCCTGGCTCAGGGTAAGCATGAAGGGGGTCAGAGCTGGAGGTGAAGAATCGAGACTGGGGTGTCAAGAGAGTATCCAAGCAGAGGGAGAGCTCAGAGTGAGGACAGCCTTTGGGAGGCCAGCCACTGGCTTCTTCCCACAGAACACAAAGGGAGCCACAAGGGAGAGCCTGACCCTGCAGAACCGTGGGCTGGAGAAAGGGGCGGGGGCTCACCAATCTGACAAGCTGGCACATCCAAGACCCCCCGGAGCAAATCCCCCAAGGGGCTGTTCTCGTCCAAGTGCTGTGGAAAGCAAAGCCCATGGGTCATCAGCACATCTGCTTTATATAGATGCATGGGAGGAGATGTCTGTGTGCGTGCAACAAACACACCTTAGGCACACACCCATGACAACACAAACACAGCAGGTGTACTGGAAACTGCGGACCCCACAGGGGTGTGACAGGACCGCAGGTGACTGGTGGCTGTGCATGCACAGGTACACCCGACACTGTGTGTGATGGGCATATGCACAGGAAGAGTCTGGGGACGGGGATTCTGTCGCACCAACATGGCTCTGCTCTCACCTCCCTCTCAGGCTCCAGGGCTGCGGGGCTGACCATCTCTTCCACGTAGTTTGACGGGAACCACAGCTGCTTCTTCCCACCATAGTCCCCCCGCCACCTGTGGAAGCCACAGGGTGCTGACCCCAGCAACCACTCCAAACTCCCACAAGGAGGGTATCCCTTGTCAGAGTCCCTGCACCTACGCCAGGCTGCAGGAGCAACGCTGGTGCGCAGGTATGTGGGACAGACACACCACGACAGCACAGTGGCAGGTGCACAGGGGGGCCCCCGCCTCCCAGCCCGCCACACATCCCAGAGGCTTTGGCTCTGGGGACCAGGCTCACCAGCCACCTTCTTGCTTCTCCACGTTCTGGATGATGGCGCTCTTAGTGAAAGTCAGCTCatcctctctctgggccttgtAGTCAAAGAGTGCTTTGACTGCACACtgcagagggggagacactggTTAGAGCAGGCAGTCTATCCTCGCCACTCTGCTGACATGGGGCAGCCCACCCAGCATAGTCCTCGCCATCAGCCCTACAGGAGGCTCCAGGACACATGTGACCCAGGGCCTCTGCCACAGAAGCTCCTCAGGGTCCAGGTGGAACATTGCAAGCCCCTCAGCCCGGGCCACAGGGAGATTCTTGAATCTCCCCCAGAAGCCAGGGCTCACAGGCTAGGAGTGTCTGTAGGTGCCCTGGGTGCCTCCCCCAGGACTTGAAAGCCTATGGGCATGACTGGGACCCCATCATTCCTCATCtggaaagtaggagaaaaaaCCTTGTCCCAGGCTCCCTGGCTGCTGAGGGACAAAACACAACTCCTTACTCCTTagagaaaaaagcagagagagaaaggtccTTTCCGAGGGATCTGCACGAGATAAGGGAGTGAGCAGCAAAGAACAAAGTTTCTGGCCCTTGTGGCCGACCCCCGCCCTGCTGCCACCCAGGAAGTAAATGAGACTTACCCTGAGGAGCAGTTTGGAGGGGTCAGTGTTGACCCCTAGGGACAGGGACTGGGAGGGGGTCAGCCCCAGGAGAGCTGTGGTCAGACACCAACCACACATCTCTCACAAGCTCTAAGGACTCGGAAAACCACAAACACCACTTCTCCACAACGACCACAGatgcacccctccacccccagcagagAAATACAAGCCCAGAGCAGCCAGGAGCCTCTCTAGCTTCCTGTGCCCAGACACCCGAGGACGTACCTTGAAAGTTGGCATAGGATTCGCCTCCACATAGAAGCCTGGGTTGCGGCCCTCATACAGGGCCCCGTAGTCTGGCTCCTGGAAACAGGACCGAATGGTAGACGTTAACACCCAGAGAACAGGGGCTGCTGGCTTCCCTGTGCCCCTCAGTCGGTGAGGCAGGCCTCCACATGGCCTTCCTCTCCAAGCCaagtctgccccctcccctggcacCTGGTCCACCGGCATCTTGGACCTTAGCAGCACGGctttgcccttctctctctcccaagttCTTAACCCTTGAGGCCCACCCCGTGATTCCGAAACCTCTCTGTTCCCGAAGGCCCAAGGTGCTGCCCGACATTCTTGCTTAGTGGCTCGCTCACTCCCCACTGGGCGCCCCCACCCCACGCTGCCTATCCatcagcccagccccaggccccagtgTGCACAGTCCTCTCTCTGGTCACCTGTGCTCACCAATGCCAAGTCTCAAGCAGACCTCCCGCCCTAGTCCCCATCAGTCCAAGTCCTGAGCCCTCTCTGTCCCCGTGCCGTCTGTGTAGCCTTCTACCTCACATGCCTCACCCTCATGCCTCTGCCTCCTGGAGCCAACTCCCCTGCCCTGGCGACAGTCCAGTTCACACCTCCTGAGTAAGCTTCTGGCCTTGGGCCTACCCTTCCCTGCATGAGCTCCTGGACCGCCTTACCCCACACCCCGGCTCGCGGGGGCTCTCTGCTCGAATGCCTTCACCTAATGCGTGCCCATCCTCGCAGACACGTTCTTGTGGAGGACATTCCCTCTGGGACACCGTCCCGGCACCCACACCATGGCCCCTAGCTGGGCAGAGTGACCCTCCCAGGAGCTCCTACAACATCCCTGGCTTCTGTGTCCCACATACCGACTGTCCTGCCACTGCCCAGCAGCTAGCCCAGGGTCACCCTGTCCACCACGCCCCCTCAAGCACTGGGCCCTCACAGCTGTGCCGATCTTCTCCAGCGCCTCCTCGTTGATGGGATAGCGCAGCTTCATCTTGCGGTACAGTGGGTGCTTCTCATAGTAGCTGATGAGGTCCACGAGGCTGTCGAACTCTGAGTTGCCCAGGACCACCGTCTGGCCCTCCTGCTGGACGCGGCAATGCTTGATCTTGCCCTCAGCCCTTAACACAACAGCCACACAGGGTCAGGGCAGCCCAGACTCAGGCATAACCCCACACCACCTACAGTACCCCGAGGCCACACCCCTCACCGGAAGGAGATGGCGTAGGAGTTGGGCTCATTCCGTTTCCTCACCAGGAAGGCCCCATCCCGGGGGACGCGCATCAGCATGTGCTCGGCCTGAGCTCTGGTCAGGCTGGCATGGTACCACCTGAAGATAGGCCCAAGTCAAGCCCTGGCCATCACCTCTCACGTCCCCCACCCAGCCctcggcccctccctcactctttgctCTCGTGGGCATTGGTCTGCGGGACTGGCTCTGAGAGGCGCATCTCAAATTCGTTGCAGCGTAGGGGCACCTGCTGGTAGTGTGTGATGAGGTCATAGAGCGAGTCAAAGACCAGGTTGTCTGTCAAGAAGAACTTGGGGGCCCCAGCGTCCTGCCGAGAGT
Encoded proteins:
- the PLCG1 gene encoding 1-phosphatidylinositol 4,5-bisphosphate phosphodiesterase gamma-1 isoform X2, which encodes MAGAASPCANGCGPGAPSDAEVLHLCRSLEVGTVMTLFYSKKSQRPERKTFQVKLETRQITWSRGADKIEGAIDIREIKEIRPGKTSRDFDRYQEDPAFRTDQSHCFVILYGMEFRLKTLSLQATSEDEVNMWIKGLTWLMEDTLQAATPLQIERWLRKQFYSVDRNREDRISAKDLKNMLSQVNYRVPNMRFLRERLTDLEQRSSDITYGQFAQLYRSLMYSAQKTMDLPFLEASALRAVERPELCRVSLPEFQQFLLEYQGELWAIDRLQVQEFMLSFLRDPLREIEEPYFFLDEFVTFLFSKENSVWNSQLDAVCPETMNNPLSHYWISSSHNTYLTGDQFSSESSLEAYARCLRMGCRCIELDCWDGPDGMPVIYHGHTLTTKIKFSDVLHTIKEHAFVASEYPVILSIEDHCSIAQQRNMAQYFKKVLGDTLLTKPVDIAADGLPSPNQLKRKILIKHKKLAEGSAYEEVPTSVMYSENDISNSIKNGILYLEDPVNHEWYPHYFVLTSSKIYYSEETSSDQGNEDEEEPKEASGSTELHSSEKWFHGKLGAGRDGRHIAERLLTEYCIETGAPDGSFLVRESETFVGDYTLSFWRNGKVQHCRIHSRQDAGAPKFFLTDNLVFDSLYDLITHYQQVPLRCNEFEMRLSEPVPQTNAHESKEWYHASLTRAQAEHMLMRVPRDGAFLVRKRNEPNSYAISFRAEGKIKHCRVQQEGQTVVLGNSEFDSLVDLISYYEKHPLYRKMKLRYPINEEALEKIGTAEPDYGALYEGRNPGFYVEANPMPTFKCAVKALFDYKAQREDELTFTKSAIIQNVEKQEGGWWRGDYGGKKQLWFPSNYVEEMVSPAALEPEREHLDENSPLGDLLRGVLDVPACQIAIRPEGKNNRLFVFSISMASVAHWSLDVAADSQEELQDWVKKIREVAQTADARLTEGKMMERRKKIALELSELVVYCRPVPFDEEKIGTERACYRDMSSFPETKAEKYVNKAKGKKFLQYNRLQLSRIYPKGQRLDSSNYDPLPMWICGSQLVALNFQTPDKPMQMNQALFMAGGHCGYVLQPSTMRDEAFDPFDKSSLRGLEPYAICIEVLGARHLPKNGRGIVCPFVEIEVAGAEYDSIKQKTEFVVDNGLNPVWPAKPFHFQISNPEFAFLRFVVYEEDMFSDQNFLAQATFPVKGLKAGYRAVPLKNNYSEDLELASLLIKIEVFPAKENGDVSPFSSMSLRERGSDASGQLFHGRGREGSFEARYQQPFEDFRISQEHLADHFDSRERRAPRRTRVNGDNRL
- the PLCG1 gene encoding 1-phosphatidylinositol 4,5-bisphosphate phosphodiesterase gamma-1 isoform X4, whose product is MEFRLKTLSLQATSEDEVNMWIKGLTWLMEDTLQAATPLQIERWLRKQFYSVDRNREDRISAKDLKNMLSQVNYRVPNMRFLRERLTDLEQRSSDITYGQFAQLYRSLMYSAQKTMDLPFLEASALRAVERPELCRVSLPEFQQFLLEYQGELWAIDRLQVQEFMLSFLRDPLREIEEPYFFLDEFVTFLFSKENSVWNSQLDAVCPETMNNPLSHYWISSSHNTYLTGDQFSSESSLEAYARCLRMGCRCIELDCWDGPDGMPVIYHGHTLTTKIKFSDVLHTIKEHAFVASEYPVILSIEDHCSIAQQRNMAQYFKKVLGDTLLTKPVDIAADGLPSPNQLKRKILIKHKKLAEGSAYEEVPTSVMYSENDISNSIKNGILYLEDPVNHEWYPHYFVLTSSKIYYSEETSSDQGNEDEEEPKEASGSTELHSSEKWFHGKLGAGRDGRHIAERLLTEYCIETGAPDGSFLVRESETFVGDYTLSFWRNGKVQHCRIHSRQDAGAPKFFLTDNLVFDSLYDLITHYQQVPLRCNEFEMRLSEPVPQTNAHESKEWYHASLTRAQAEHMLMRVPRDGAFLVRKRNEPNSYAISFRAEGKIKHCRVQQEGQTVVLGNSEFDSLVDLISYYEKHPLYRKMKLRYPINEEALEKIGTAEPDYGALYEGRNPGFYVEANPMPTFKCAVKALFDYKAQREDELTFTKSAIIQNVEKQEGGWWRGDYGGKKQLWFPSNYVEEMVSPAALEPEREHLDENSPLGDLLRGVLDVPACQIAIRPEGKNNRLFVFSISMASVAHWSLDVAADSQEELQDWVKKIREVAQTADARLTEGKMMERRKKIALELSELVVYCRPVPFDEEKIGTERACYRDMSSFPETKAEKYVNKAKGKKFLQYNRLQLSRIYPKGQRLDSSNYDPLPMWICGSQLVALNFQTPDKPMQMNQALFMAGGHCGYVLQPSTMRDEAFDPFDKSSLRGLEPYAICIEVLGARHLPKNGRGIVCPFVEIEVAGAEYDSIKQKTEFVVDNGLNPVWPAKPFHFQISNPEFAFLRFVVYEEDMFSDQNFLAQATFPVKGLKAGYRAVPLKNNYSEDLELASLLIKIEVFPAKQENGDVSPFSSMSLRERGSDASGQLFHGRGREGSFEARYQQPFEDFRISQEHLADHFDSRERRAPRRTRVNGDNRL